From the Lycorma delicatula isolate Av1 chromosome 4, ASM4794821v1, whole genome shotgun sequence genome, the window gcagcagaactgtgtgtattagaaaatcctcttcaagGCAGTGAATTGATATCTGCGCTTAGCAAAGCTTTGGAAGGTTCAGCAGCTCAGTAGCTATCCCAAGTGGCAATTCCGGGTATACAGTGGCCtcaattaaaagaactttttgtGTCACGCTTCGGGGGACAAGAAACTGCGACAGCGGTTGTGCTGAAAATTCATCAGGAGGCACCAACCAAGGATGAAAGTGTCGGCGCCTTTGGCATTCGACTTCGATCATCGCTAAAGGCCCGCTGGAGGTCTTTAACAGTTGACGAAATAGTTAATGCGGTTGTGCTTGCGCGATTGACCCATATTGATAATCGAGTGGAGCGCGTAGCATTAACTAGCGACATCAAAACGGAAGCCGAATTTTTGAGCGAAATGCGAGGCTTTTCCTACACCCGAAAAAGACCAATATCAGCTTCAGATAACTCATCTACATCCGATTTGAAGCGTTTTAAGCCAGCAGCTTCAGGGAAGTGCCATTTCTGTGGGGAAATAGGTCACAAAAAGTTTGAGTGTCCTAAACTTAAGAAGAAGCAAGCGGAGCAAAGCAGTAACCATCGTGGCTCCAAAGAATCATCCTCTTCATCGCGCAATGTGACGTGTTTCAAATGTGGGGTAGCTGGTCATATTGCGCCAAACTGTACGGCTCCAGgtagcagccgtagcggtccagggaacaacaaggagaatggtagcgtcgaacgccgtgtgaatctttgcacagttgcagctcctactggtattctaaaccatcttggtgagtcgtttccatattgttttgattcaggagcggaatgctcattaataaaggaatcgatagcgattaagttttctggacgtagaattaatgaattaataattttgaaaggcatcggaaatgttgtagtaaattgtagcatgcaaattttgtctattgtaattatggatttgtttacattagagattctttttcacgttgtcccagatgaatatttgagttataatattttaattggtcgagaaattttgagcttgggttttgaagtaaatatttctcaaaataattttaaaatctgtaaatctaaagtagtaaatgaatgtagtaaattcgaaattataaattttgataatgttgATACAGAtgttgataaaaatgataaaataagattaGTTTCAATCTTAAAAGAGTATGAAAGTTCTTTTATTACGGGTTTTCCTCGTACTCGCGTCAACAGTGGTGAACTTGACATACGTTTAATAGATACAAACGTTACGGTACAGAGAAGACCATATAGACTTAGTGTAGAAGAGAGACAAATAGTTAGAGAAAGAATAAATGAGTTACTTGAAGCTAATGTTATTCGTCCTAGCAATTCACCGTTTGCTAGTCCTATCTTACTAGTCAAGAAAAAAGACGGATCGGATCGTTTATGTGTCGATTAtcgtgaattaaataaaaatacagttgcaGACAAATTTCCTTTGCCACTTATTTTAGATCAAATACCGAGACTTAGAAAGGCTAAATTCTACATTAGTTTAGATATGGCCAGTGGTTTCCATCAAATTCCTATACATTCGGAATCTATAGAACGTACGGCATTTGTTACTCCTGATggtcaatttgaatttttaacaatgccATTCGGCTTGAAAAATGCTCCTTCGGTTTTTCAAAGAGCAATTTTAAAGGCATTGGGTGAGCTCGCGTACACTTTCGTTGTAGTTTATCTAGACGATGTACTGATAATTGCAGATacgatagaagaagcgtttgaaagacttcgagtggtattaaaaattcttatagatgcgggattctcatttaatttttcaaaatgttcttttctcaaaacatctgtttcataccttgggtatgagattcaagaaggacaagttcgtccaaaccctcgtaaaataaactctttaacaatgttacccgctccaaggaccgttactcagcttagacagtttattggccttgcatcttatttccgacggtttctccctaagttttcacaaatcatgaaaccgttatatgctcttacctcaggtaaaaaatatattgagtggactgatacacatgaaaacgcccgacaaaaagtaattcatactttgaccaacgaacccgtcttaattatctttgacccggattatcctatagaactgcataccgaTGCTAGTTCCGATGGGTacggagcaatactcatgcataaagtagacggtaaaaataaagtta encodes:
- the LOC142322869 gene encoding uncharacterized protein LOC142322869 produces the protein MRGFSYTRKRPISASDNSSTSDLKRFKPAASGKCHFCGEIGHKKFECPKLKKKQAEQSSNHRGSKESSSSSRNVTCFKCGVAGHIAPNCTAPGSSRSGPGNNKENGSVERRVNLCTVAAPTGILNHLDTPEGV